The following are encoded in a window of Iodobacter fluviatilis genomic DNA:
- the purE gene encoding 5-(carboxyamino)imidazole ribonucleotide mutase: MIQVGVVMGSNSDWEVMQHAAKQLKAFGVAFECRVVSAHRTPDLLFEYAETAASRGLQCIIAGAGGAAHLPGMIAAKTTIPVLGVPVPSKYLRGEDSLLSIVQMPKGIPVATFAIGEAGAANAALFAISLLANAIPELAAKLAAFRTEQKETVLAMELPEVV; encoded by the coding sequence GAAGTCATGCAGCATGCCGCTAAGCAACTAAAAGCCTTTGGCGTGGCATTTGAATGCCGCGTTGTCTCTGCGCACCGCACCCCTGATTTATTGTTTGAATACGCCGAAACCGCCGCCAGCCGCGGCTTGCAATGCATTATTGCGGGCGCAGGCGGAGCGGCTCATTTGCCAGGGATGATTGCAGCAAAAACCACGATTCCTGTGCTGGGTGTGCCTGTTCCATCTAAATATTTACGAGGCGAAGATTCGCTGCTTTCCATTGTGCAAATGCCTAAGGGTATTCCGGTTGCTACTTTTGCCATTGGCGAAGCTGGCGCTGCGAATGCTGCACTGTTTGCGATTTCTTTGCTTGCCAACGCTATTCCAGAGCTGGCGGCCAAGCTGGCTGCTTTCAGAACAGAGCAAAAAGAAACCGTTCTGGCGATGGAATTACCTGAAGTAGTATGA
- the pssA gene encoding CDP-diacylglycerol--serine O-phosphatidyltransferase yields the protein MLFETNRSYLASLPRFAQDPAHFQTLLTTHSFREKLLELIAGAQTRIYIAALYLQQDEAGAQILEALYAARVRCPDLDIRIFVDWHRAQRGLIGAGAQAGNAAWYQQERLKHDLNLPIYGVPAQTRELFGVLHLKGFIFDDAVVYSGASLNNVYLHVGDRYRYDRYHVIKNAALADSMVNYLQTEFLNSSAVYRLDLDPIPGTKQISPDIRQFRQRLKSAHYATHHAQDEVSGLGITPVVGVGKRNPLNRLIIKLLGAAKHHVQICTPYFNLPRTVIKEINRLLQKGVKVDIIVGEKKANDFYIPESEPFKTIGALPYLYETHLRRFAKVHQLDIHRGQLNLMLWNDPGHSYHLKGIWVDDDYILLTGNNLNPRAFSLDLENALLIHDPKHELKDQLQQEKAEIAKNTTRIAYYRELETVLDYPPPVKKLLTRLSRFRADRLISRLL from the coding sequence ATGCTTTTTGAAACTAATCGTTCATATCTGGCTTCTTTGCCGCGCTTTGCTCAGGATCCGGCACATTTTCAAACCCTGCTGACAACGCACAGCTTTCGCGAAAAGCTGCTGGAGCTGATTGCTGGGGCACAAACCCGGATCTATATTGCCGCATTGTATTTGCAGCAGGATGAAGCGGGTGCTCAGATTTTAGAAGCGCTCTACGCGGCACGTGTGCGTTGCCCTGATTTAGATATCCGCATTTTTGTGGATTGGCATCGCGCGCAGCGTGGGCTGATTGGTGCGGGTGCGCAGGCGGGGAATGCCGCTTGGTATCAGCAAGAGCGCTTAAAGCATGATCTTAATCTGCCAATTTATGGCGTGCCCGCACAAACCCGCGAGCTATTTGGTGTATTGCATCTGAAAGGCTTTATTTTTGATGATGCCGTGGTTTATAGCGGGGCCAGTTTGAATAATGTGTATTTACATGTTGGCGATCGCTATCGTTATGACCGGTATCATGTAATTAAAAATGCTGCTTTAGCCGATAGTATGGTTAATTATTTGCAGACCGAATTCCTCAATAGCAGCGCTGTTTATCGCTTGGATTTAGACCCTATTCCAGGTACAAAACAAATCAGCCCGGATATTCGTCAATTCCGTCAGCGGCTTAAATCAGCCCATTATGCAACGCATCATGCGCAGGATGAGGTATCCGGGCTGGGTATTACTCCGGTGGTGGGGGTTGGAAAGCGTAATCCGCTTAATCGCCTGATTATTAAATTATTAGGTGCGGCAAAACATCATGTACAAATCTGTACGCCTTATTTTAATTTGCCCCGAACAGTGATTAAAGAAATAAACCGCTTACTGCAAAAAGGTGTAAAGGTCGATATTATCGTTGGCGAGAAAAAGGCCAATGATTTTTATATTCCTGAAAGTGAGCCATTTAAAACCATTGGCGCTTTGCCCTATTTATATGAAACGCATTTACGCCGTTTTGCCAAAGTGCATCAGCTAGATATACACCGTGGCCAGCTGAATCTGATGCTCTGGAATGACCCGGGGCATAGCTATCATTTGAAAGGGATTTGGGTTGATGACGATTATATTTTGCTTACCGGCAATAATCTGAACCCACGTGCCTTTAGCTTGGATTTGGAAAACGCACTTTTAATTCATGATCCAAAACATGAGTTAAAAGATCAATTGCAGCAAGAGAAAGCTGAAATTGCTAAAAACACCACGCGTATTGCCTATTATCGCGAGCTAGAAACCGTGCTGGATTATCCGCCGCCGGTTAAAAAACTGCTGACCCGCTTATCACGCTTCAGGGCCGACAGATTGATTTCCAGATTGCTGTAA
- the tyrS gene encoding tyrosine--tRNA ligase translates to MNLISDLQARGLIAQLTDGDALEKRLAEKSITLYCGFDPTADSLHIGSLVPILVLKRFQEAGHKPIALVGGATGMIGDPSFKATERKLNTLDIIDSWVGKIRKQVEPFLNFEGSNAAIMANNHDWFGKMDVLTFLRDIGKHFSVNAMIKKEAVQQRINRDDSGISFTEFTYSLLQGYDFVELNKQHGCELQIGGSDQWGNITAGTDLTRRMNQQQVFGLTMPLVTKSDGTKFGKTESGTIWLDAKKTSPYKFYQFWLTTADADVYKFLRYFTFLSTTEIDAIEAADIAAAGKPEGQRILAEQVTTLVHGADAVVAAQRISQSLFSEDQNSLTEDDFEQLALDGLPHIEINKDQTGLLDALVAGELATSKSQARGFIESGAVIINGAKISDVAYNMSDADRRYGNYTLLRRGKKNHCLVIWK, encoded by the coding sequence ATGAATTTAATCAGTGATTTACAAGCACGTGGTCTGATCGCCCAACTGACTGATGGCGATGCCTTAGAAAAACGGCTGGCTGAGAAATCCATTACCCTCTATTGCGGCTTTGACCCCACGGCAGACAGCCTGCATATCGGCAGCTTAGTGCCAATCCTGGTACTCAAACGCTTCCAAGAAGCAGGACACAAGCCGATTGCTCTGGTAGGTGGTGCCACCGGTATGATTGGCGACCCTAGCTTTAAAGCCACCGAACGCAAGCTCAATACCCTCGATATTATCGACAGCTGGGTGGGCAAAATCCGTAAGCAAGTTGAGCCTTTCCTCAATTTTGAAGGCAGCAATGCCGCTATTATGGCCAATAACCATGATTGGTTTGGCAAGATGGACGTGCTGACTTTCCTGCGCGATATTGGCAAACACTTCTCCGTGAACGCCATGATCAAAAAAGAAGCCGTGCAACAGCGGATTAACCGCGACGATTCTGGCATCTCTTTCACCGAGTTCACTTACAGCCTGCTGCAAGGTTACGACTTTGTAGAGCTAAATAAACAGCACGGCTGTGAGCTGCAAATTGGTGGCTCTGATCAGTGGGGCAATATCACTGCGGGAACCGACCTCACCCGCCGAATGAATCAGCAGCAGGTGTTTGGCCTGACCATGCCGCTGGTCACTAAGTCTGACGGTACTAAATTTGGTAAGACTGAGTCTGGCACCATCTGGCTGGATGCAAAAAAAACATCGCCCTATAAGTTTTACCAGTTCTGGCTGACCACCGCCGATGCAGACGTTTACAAGTTCCTGCGCTACTTCACCTTCCTCAGCACCACTGAAATTGATGCCATCGAAGCCGCTGATATTGCTGCGGCAGGTAAGCCGGAAGGCCAGCGTATTCTGGCTGAACAAGTCACCACCTTGGTGCATGGTGCAGATGCCGTAGTTGCAGCACAGCGCATCAGCCAAAGCCTGTTTTCAGAAGATCAAAATTCACTCACAGAAGACGATTTTGAACAGCTGGCGCTGGATGGCCTGCCGCATATTGAAATCAATAAAGATCAGACCGGCCTGCTGGATGCACTGGTAGCTGGCGAGCTGGCCACTTCCAAAAGCCAGGCTCGTGGCTTTATTGAGAGCGGCGCGGTGATTATCAACGGAGCCAAAATCAGCGACGTAGCTTATAACATGAGCGATGCAGATCGCCGCTATGGCAACTACACCCTGCTGCGCCGTGGTAAGAAAAACCATTGTCTGGTGATCTGGAAATAA
- a CDS encoding 5-(carboxyamino)imidazole ribonucleotide synthase encodes MATKPILPPAMLGILGGGQLGRMFAMAAKTMGYGVTVLDPDPAAPAAEIADIHLCKPYTDPEALAALARQCVAVTTEFENVNADSMRWLASQGVKVSPSGDSVAIAQDRMKEKNFIRDAGLATAPFLIIENSGDLEQDLSPYLPGILKTARNGYDGKGQVRIKNLEEARYALSELKHQPCVLEKMLPLKAEVSVIVARSAANEIACFPPAENIHTDGILDISIVPARISTEITEQARNMAIQLVEKLDYIGVIAVEFFVLEDDSLVINEMAPRPHNSGHYTLDATFSSQFEQQVRTMCGLYPGKPDLHTPVVMVNLLGDVWHDDGSEPNWEIMLTAPNTKLHLYGKKEARAGRKMGHYNVLASNVDAALEQALALKETL; translated from the coding sequence ATGGCCACTAAGCCAATTCTGCCACCTGCAATGCTGGGTATTCTGGGCGGCGGCCAACTTGGCCGTATGTTTGCGATGGCAGCTAAAACCATGGGCTATGGGGTGACCGTGCTCGACCCTGATCCGGCCGCACCTGCCGCCGAGATCGCCGATATCCATCTTTGCAAACCCTATACCGATCCGGAAGCCTTGGCTGCACTTGCCAGACAATGCGTGGCCGTCACGACCGAATTTGAAAACGTTAACGCCGACAGCATGCGCTGGCTAGCCAGCCAAGGCGTAAAAGTCAGCCCGTCCGGTGATTCCGTCGCTATTGCACAAGACCGGATGAAAGAGAAAAACTTTATCCGGGATGCAGGCCTCGCCACCGCACCTTTTCTTATTATTGAAAATTCTGGCGATCTGGAACAAGACCTTAGCCCCTATTTACCAGGTATTTTAAAAACCGCCCGCAATGGCTACGATGGCAAAGGCCAGGTACGGATTAAAAACCTAGAAGAAGCCCGCTACGCCTTATCCGAACTGAAGCATCAGCCCTGTGTGCTGGAAAAAATGCTGCCACTGAAAGCCGAAGTCTCGGTGATTGTGGCCCGCAGCGCTGCCAACGAGATTGCCTGTTTCCCTCCGGCAGAAAACATCCACACCGATGGCATTTTGGATATCTCCATCGTGCCTGCCCGCATCAGCACAGAAATCACTGAACAAGCCCGCAATATGGCGATCCAGCTGGTTGAAAAGCTCGATTATATCGGTGTGATTGCTGTTGAATTCTTTGTACTGGAAGACGACTCGCTGGTTATCAACGAAATGGCACCGCGCCCGCACAATAGCGGCCATTACACGCTGGATGCCACCTTTAGCAGCCAGTTTGAGCAGCAAGTACGCACCATGTGTGGCCTCTACCCCGGCAAGCCGGATTTACACACGCCGGTGGTAATGGTCAATCTGCTGGGCGATGTCTGGCATGATGACGGCAGCGAGCCCAACTGGGAAATCATGCTGACAGCGCCGAACACCAAGCTACATCTCTATGGCAAAAAAGAAGCCCGCGCCGGCCGCAAAATGGGCCATTACAATGTGCTGGCCAGCAATGTGGACGCCGCTTTAGAGCAGGCTTTGGCGTTAAAAGAAACACTGTAA